One window of the Leptospira koniambonensis genome contains the following:
- a CDS encoding SpoIIE family protein phosphatase: MGLNPISWDLVLFNYYSFGSLLVTLTTIFLGIFFLTLKNRTIATTHLGIGFMLLGVFETGYFLAAFLYHPIAAYHRWMTGGFILFALAHFTQFLLRFPGNSNQRIAKWVLIAEHSVSVITVSLFVYFTYISEKIYHFTAHHWDFNAFDASRYLALVIGIFSIVGFIIVPAWRVVITKDKRRIALLMFNIGFLIAAIYPNISNILSRDGVMERSTYMTSNVILFLTAFSFLVIAFINNSAERTTFMVKIVGITLFTICLIMQALVYISSQEKDAEYDSLRMVNIERALENGVKSGDIEYAFHWDDSKESLNSSEYDPNKELNLKEIEADLQNVTTYEEIRNLKEEGFRKSVSSLLDRTHTYFGGYKRFIQKLLEDKKDLSDAELKKLILQNAEQWNKRAFVSTNRLEAIVGGSFCKKGRDFVNALGDSEFGFKEEIFSHWSEDCLWDGKDLDQAQLRSEVLRYFRYFKPSETRHYRRSHDGTGHYVAFMKFQPEKQQMSEVGFSYRLYREFMHPTAVKQTGILLAVIFIVLALFPLFFKNSLVDPLNSLLSGVEKVNKGDLDVVVPVKVRDEIGFLADSFNAMVASIKQARRELQDYAENLEEKVRERTREVQEKMEEVQRLKVQQDGDYFLTSLLAKPLFYNANKSKLVSTDFIIRQKKQFEFRGKHSDLGGDICVTGNLRLGRPDSFKRYTVSMNGDAMGKSMQGAGGALVMGVVMNSILARSAANNRILDATPEQWLTEIYDEIHAVFKSFNGSMVISASLYLIEDETGVCWYFNAEHPYSVLYRDGKASFIEDGLTLRKLGLDSEFEFKVRSFQLKKGDIIILGSDGRDDVDLTPEETIRTINEDEMLFLRHVETAKANLEDIETEIRKTGELTDDLSLLKIEFQGEPKNDEIEEIFESSDHIDKALNTDSVYEDAKKMYKTGRLDEALELLKTGYMHDSANQRLNKLLGLLSFKGKDYNTAVEVLNNYLGTDPDLHEYWFYLSIANKKMGKYDQALTASLKLLEIDPNNISNTINLSDIYRLMEMYDRAEEYARKVLQKEPGNENAHKLIRLIERDR; the protein is encoded by the coding sequence ATGGGGTTAAATCCGATTTCTTGGGACCTGGTCCTTTTTAATTATTATTCGTTTGGAAGTTTATTGGTCACTTTGACCACCATATTCCTCGGTATCTTCTTTCTTACCCTAAAGAATAGGACCATAGCTACCACTCACCTTGGGATTGGTTTCATGCTATTAGGTGTATTCGAGACCGGATACTTCTTAGCAGCATTCTTATACCATCCAATCGCAGCATATCACCGTTGGATGACCGGTGGATTCATTCTATTTGCTCTTGCACATTTTACCCAATTCTTACTTAGGTTTCCTGGAAATAGCAACCAACGTATAGCGAAATGGGTTTTGATCGCAGAGCATTCTGTTTCAGTGATCACTGTAAGTTTGTTCGTATACTTCACCTATATTTCAGAAAAGATCTATCACTTCACTGCTCACCATTGGGACTTTAATGCGTTTGATGCCAGTCGCTATCTTGCATTAGTGATTGGGATATTCTCCATCGTAGGTTTTATTATCGTTCCTGCTTGGAGAGTAGTGATCACAAAGGACAAGAGAAGGATCGCTCTTCTCATGTTCAATATTGGATTTTTGATCGCTGCAATTTATCCAAATATATCAAATATTCTCAGCCGAGATGGAGTGATGGAACGTTCCACGTACATGACTTCGAACGTAATCTTATTCTTAACTGCGTTCTCATTCTTAGTAATTGCATTTATCAATAATAGTGCGGAACGTACTACCTTCATGGTTAAGATCGTGGGGATCACACTTTTCACGATCTGTTTGATCATGCAGGCTCTTGTTTATATCTCCAGCCAAGAAAAAGACGCAGAATATGATAGTTTGCGTATGGTGAATATAGAAAGAGCTTTGGAGAATGGTGTAAAATCCGGAGATATAGAGTACGCCTTCCATTGGGATGATTCCAAGGAAAGTTTGAATTCTTCAGAATACGATCCTAACAAAGAGTTAAACCTCAAAGAGATCGAGGCTGACTTACAGAACGTCACTACTTACGAAGAGATCCGCAATTTAAAGGAAGAAGGTTTTAGAAAATCCGTAAGTTCACTTTTAGATCGAACTCATACTTATTTCGGTGGTTATAAACGTTTTATCCAAAAGTTATTGGAAGATAAAAAAGACCTTTCCGATGCAGAACTTAAAAAACTGATCTTACAAAATGCGGAACAATGGAACAAACGTGCTTTCGTCTCTACGAACAGACTCGAAGCGATTGTAGGAGGATCTTTTTGTAAAAAGGGAAGAGACTTCGTAAATGCTTTAGGAGATTCAGAGTTCGGCTTTAAAGAAGAAATTTTCTCCCATTGGTCGGAAGATTGTCTTTGGGACGGAAAAGATTTAGACCAAGCACAGCTTCGTTCCGAAGTTCTAAGATACTTTAGATATTTTAAACCAAGCGAAACTCGTCACTACAGAAGAAGTCATGACGGAACAGGGCATTACGTTGCCTTCATGAAATTCCAACCTGAAAAACAACAGATGAGTGAGGTTGGATTCTCTTATAGGTTATATAGAGAATTCATGCACCCAACAGCTGTGAAACAAACTGGGATCTTGCTCGCGGTGATCTTTATCGTTTTAGCGTTGTTTCCACTCTTCTTCAAAAACAGTTTAGTAGATCCTTTGAATAGCCTTCTTTCCGGGGTGGAAAAGGTAAACAAGGGAGATCTGGACGTAGTGGTTCCGGTCAAGGTCCGAGATGAGATCGGATTCTTAGCGGACTCATTCAACGCAATGGTGGCTTCTATCAAACAAGCCAGAAGAGAACTGCAAGATTATGCAGAAAACTTGGAAGAAAAAGTTCGTGAAAGAACTAGAGAAGTTCAGGAGAAGATGGAGGAAGTCCAACGCCTCAAAGTGCAGCAGGACGGTGACTACTTCTTAACTTCCTTATTAGCGAAACCTCTCTTCTATAACGCGAACAAATCCAAATTGGTTTCTACTGATTTTATCATTCGCCAAAAGAAACAATTCGAGTTCAGAGGAAAACATTCCGACCTGGGTGGTGATATCTGCGTAACAGGGAATTTAAGACTAGGACGTCCTGATTCATTCAAACGTTATACGGTTTCCATGAATGGTGATGCAATGGGTAAATCCATGCAGGGTGCGGGAGGAGCACTTGTAATGGGAGTTGTTATGAACTCCATTCTCGCACGTTCAGCAGCAAACAATAGGATTTTGGATGCAACTCCTGAGCAATGGTTAACTGAAATTTATGACGAGATCCATGCGGTATTCAAATCATTCAATGGTTCGATGGTCATCTCTGCTTCTCTCTATTTGATAGAAGATGAAACTGGAGTTTGTTGGTATTTCAACGCTGAGCACCCTTACTCGGTATTGTATAGAGATGGAAAGGCAAGTTTTATCGAAGACGGATTAACTCTCAGAAAATTAGGTTTGGATTCAGAATTCGAATTTAAGGTAAGAAGTTTCCAACTTAAAAAAGGCGATATTATCATCCTCGGCTCGGACGGTAGAGATGATGTGGATCTAACTCCTGAAGAGACAATCCGCACTATCAACGAAGATGAGATGTTGTTTCTACGACATGTAGAAACTGCAAAAGCGAATCTGGAAGATATCGAAACTGAGATCCGCAAAACCGGAGAACTTACGGATGACCTTTCTCTACTCAAGATAGAGTTCCAAGGAGAACCTAAAAACGACGAGATCGAAGAGATTTTCGAGTCTTCTGACCATATCGACAAAGCATTAAATACAGATTCAGTTTACGAAGACGCTAAAAAGATGTATAAGACCGGACGTTTGGACGAAGCATTAGAACTTCTGAAAACAGGTTATATGCATGATAGTGCTAATCAAAGGTTAAATAAACTTTTGGGACTTCTAAGCTTTAAAGGTAAAGATTATAATACTGCGGTAGAAGTTTTGAACAACTACCTCGGAACAGATCCAGATCTTCATGAGTATTGGTTCTATCTTTCTATTGCAAACAAGAAGATGGGCAAGTATGATCAAGCTCTGACTGCAAGTTTAAAACTTTTGGAAATCGATCCTAATAATATTTCCAATACGATCAATCTATCTGATATCTATCGTTTGATGGAAATGTACGATAGAGCAGAAGAATATGCTCGTAAAGTATTACAAAAAGAACCGGGGAACGAAAACGCTCATAAACTGATCCGTTTGATAGAGAGAGATCGTTGA
- a CDS encoding MATE family efflux transporter — protein sequence MSLLLEKKFLTLTFFNIIANLTVPLTSFADVAVLGQLESHTYVAGVALSNVLFDYLFWGFSFLRMSTTGLTAQAEGNEDNKESFQILLRSLLLGFGIGVLILLSKTYLEEFGFSVLEGEKEVKSAGGEYFKSRIISAPATLCNFVLTGWFLGRSKSATVLVATVIANLVNIGLNIWFILFLDWKAYGAGIATSISQYLMFTFFLVLLFKEKDRFLQVYHKIQIFSLKGYISLLSLNSDIMIRTLLLITTFSLFRNYSSGLGSETLAANAILHQLILIGAFWIDGAAIAMETVAGNLKGNNNSEGLRKILKMAIVSGFGISLLFCIMILLPAGYLFELFSKSKPVVALAKEYGYWIAPVLIFGSFAFIFDGFFLGISEGKILRNSMIVSSVIFFFPIAYWGKIQNNNHLLWFSLSSYMLGRAITLGVVAYKKYFVSRQESIS from the coding sequence CTGAGTCTTCTCTTGGAAAAAAAATTTCTCACTCTAACATTCTTCAATATAATCGCGAACTTAACTGTTCCTCTTACAAGCTTTGCAGATGTTGCAGTACTTGGCCAATTAGAGTCTCATACTTATGTAGCTGGAGTAGCTCTTTCCAATGTATTATTCGATTATCTGTTCTGGGGATTTTCATTTTTAAGAATGAGCACTACCGGTCTTACTGCCCAGGCAGAAGGAAATGAAGATAACAAAGAATCATTTCAGATATTATTAAGATCCTTATTGCTCGGATTTGGGATCGGTGTTTTGATCCTACTTTCTAAAACTTATTTAGAAGAATTCGGATTTTCTGTTTTAGAAGGGGAGAAGGAAGTAAAATCCGCAGGCGGAGAATATTTCAAATCCAGGATCATAAGCGCACCTGCAACTCTTTGTAATTTTGTTCTCACTGGCTGGTTTTTGGGAAGATCCAAAAGTGCTACTGTATTAGTCGCAACAGTCATTGCAAATCTAGTCAATATAGGACTGAATATTTGGTTCATTCTATTTTTAGATTGGAAAGCTTATGGAGCCGGAATTGCAACTTCTATCAGCCAATATCTGATGTTTACATTCTTCCTTGTTTTATTATTCAAGGAGAAGGACCGGTTCTTACAAGTTTATCATAAGATCCAAATTTTCTCTCTGAAAGGATATATTTCACTTCTATCTTTGAATTCGGATATAATGATCCGAACCTTACTTTTGATCACCACATTCAGTTTATTTAGAAATTACAGCTCTGGTTTGGGTTCTGAAACATTAGCTGCAAATGCAATACTTCACCAATTGATTTTGATCGGTGCATTTTGGATAGATGGCGCAGCAATCGCAATGGAAACTGTTGCAGGAAATCTAAAAGGAAATAATAACTCAGAAGGTCTAAGAAAGATCCTAAAAATGGCAATTGTTTCTGGGTTCGGGATCTCTCTGCTTTTTTGTATTATGATCCTTCTTCCTGCCGGATACTTATTCGAATTATTTAGCAAATCCAAACCAGTCGTGGCTCTCGCAAAAGAATATGGCTATTGGATCGCTCCGGTGCTCATCTTTGGATCTTTTGCATTCATATTTGATGGATTCTTCTTAGGAATTTCAGAAGGTAAAATACTGCGAAATTCAATGATCGTTAGTTCCGTCATATTCTTCTTTCCGATCGCTTATTGGGGAAAAATCCAAAACAACAATCATTTACTTTGGTTTTCGCTCTCTTCCTATATGTTAGGAAGAGCGATCACACTCGGCGTTGTTGCTTATAAAAAATATTTTGTAAGCAGGCAAGAATCTATCAGTTAG
- a CDS encoding dicarboxylate/amino acid:cation symporter — translation MSADSNQNLPNARRFFPLEKLWFRVLLGLVSGLLVGLYLSPENSLVAQEVSKPIISWLGLPGHFFLILLQIIMIPLVFCSIVLGIHAGETLDNLKSFGLKAFLYFVFTTILAVSIGIILASTIKPGSFVDPAGIPRVQVPNKVSESSGTVSVEKVPDLILSVLPRNPFQTFANGDMLGVVLLGLLVGIAILSIEQQSASYVLPVLQAIFKTSMVFVQWAMKIAPFAVFGLIAQITAKIGLKVLLSLGVYFFTVLGGLVLVLLMYSIILILVARKSPVWFLKRAGEVQLLAFSTSSSAAVLPFSLKTGIEKMGVSRKIAEFILPLGATVNMDGTALYQAVATVFLAQVYGIELTTTNLAFVLIATVVASIGTPSTPGLGIVILASILAGVGVPTEGIGIILGVDRILDMCRTTVNVTGDLVACNVFQSIEDKKRPST, via the coding sequence ATGTCCGCTGACTCGAACCAAAACCTTCCGAATGCTCGTAGATTTTTTCCATTAGAGAAACTCTGGTTCAGAGTTTTGTTAGGTTTGGTGTCCGGACTTTTAGTAGGTCTATATCTAAGTCCTGAAAATTCGTTGGTAGCCCAAGAAGTTTCTAAGCCAATCATTTCTTGGTTAGGCCTTCCTGGTCACTTCTTCCTGATCTTATTGCAAATCATCATGATCCCTTTGGTGTTTTGTTCCATCGTTCTAGGGATACACGCCGGAGAAACCCTGGATAATCTGAAAAGTTTCGGATTAAAAGCATTCTTATACTTCGTATTTACCACAATATTAGCCGTATCGATCGGAATCATCTTAGCAAGTACGATCAAACCAGGAAGTTTTGTAGACCCGGCCGGGATCCCAAGAGTACAGGTCCCAAATAAAGTATCCGAATCCTCAGGCACTGTCTCAGTGGAAAAGGTCCCTGACTTAATACTTTCTGTTCTTCCCAGAAATCCATTCCAAACATTTGCTAATGGAGATATGTTAGGTGTAGTTTTATTAGGACTATTAGTTGGGATCGCTATTCTTTCGATAGAACAACAAAGTGCTTCTTATGTTCTACCTGTACTCCAAGCTATATTCAAGACAAGCATGGTATTCGTTCAATGGGCAATGAAGATCGCACCTTTTGCAGTTTTCGGACTTATCGCTCAAATCACTGCTAAGATTGGGCTCAAAGTTTTATTGAGTCTTGGAGTGTATTTTTTCACCGTGCTAGGCGGACTAGTCTTAGTGCTACTCATGTATTCAATTATACTGATACTAGTAGCAAGAAAGAGCCCTGTTTGGTTTTTGAAACGAGCGGGCGAAGTACAGTTGCTCGCATTCTCCACTTCTAGTTCTGCAGCAGTTCTTCCTTTTTCTTTAAAGACTGGAATAGAGAAGATGGGGGTCTCTCGAAAGATTGCAGAATTCATTCTACCATTGGGAGCTACAGTGAATATGGATGGGACTGCACTTTACCAAGCGGTTGCCACAGTATTCTTAGCTCAAGTATATGGAATAGAATTAACAACAACGAATCTTGCATTTGTGCTAATCGCAACTGTGGTAGCCTCTATTGGAACACCAAGTACTCCGGGACTTGGTATAGTAATTTTAGCATCTATCTTAGCTGGTGTAGGAGTTCCTACAGAAGGGATAGGGATCATCTTAGGAGTAGATCGTATTTTGGATATGTGCAGAACCACTGTGAACGTCACAGGGGATTTGGTTGCTTGTAATGTTTTCCAAAGTATAGAAGATAAGAAACGACCGAGCACCTGA
- a CDS encoding SpoIIE family protein phosphatase — MEIFSILQNDVLLNYYSFGSLLSILAFLCTSLFFLFLKEKSSSTMHLALGALFFSFFCAGYFFAAFLYNPIAAYHRWLTVGFILPALIHLGQFLARYPGHANPKMNRNLLIGMYAVGAIGISYFYYITLSSPRKYHFTAHHWDFNAEKASSIIAVLIGLFVLISFLILPIYRMTKTKGRIRFAIGGFMAALLAGGVVPALTNILSRDGWIERSTYLTSIVLLMTLGIFLILVIFLNFSEEKTTFMVKIVGITFVTLMLIMQALVFISNQDKEAEYDTKSIVNMSRALEGGKQIPEMLYIVQWEGGSKNVDYSRYDNQYDLRLPQLEIDFKNTIIFEHMKLLPEEDFRNSVKKTLKDTHEYFSGYKAAILKFLDDYPNLEGKELKTKLFDHLTSLNTAVFVTSNKLDYIFPKEFCVDGRNYLKGVGNKGVIPFKEHLLQKWKEKDGTCTFDGKDLLIGHLKAEILLYFRPFQPALYRHYRKSLDEHQHFVTYIHYDVKKDVVSEVGYSYRKYREFMHPTAAKQTLILGLVLVVVFFVFPLFFRQSLVSPLNRLLSGVEKVNLGALDVEVKVDLKDEIGFLSDSFNSMVTSIRKARGELQDYAEHLATKVRERTRELSEKMEELQRLKVQQDGDYFLTSLLAKPLFYNANKSTKVSTDFILRQKKKFEFKGKHADLGGDLCVTGNLRLGKENDYKRYTFAMNGDAMGKSMQGAGGSLVMGVVVNSILARSAANDRVLDTTPSEFLTEIYKEMQSVFKSFNGSMVISGTFIVVEDETGKFWYFNAEHPFSVMYRDGRAGFLETGLTLRKIGLDSEYEFKVHSGRLEPGDVLIIGSDGKDDLDLTPEKEVRTINEDEMLFLQMVEKGQGDLERIEEEVLKVGELTDDLSLLRVEYSPVASPKENGKEDEITDPFDWKFIYKKAKEDYMGGRLSEALGALEGLYKSDPQNTKVTKLLGLLSFKGKNYGKAVEVLNKYLGSDPDLVEYWYYLSLANRRIGRMDEAILAAKRMEELQPDNSMNLINLSDLYRQTEQFELALEYAHLALEKDPEDENAQKLVRLIERDRKAS; from the coding sequence ATGGAAATATTTTCAATCTTACAAAACGATGTTCTGCTGAACTATTATTCTTTCGGAAGTTTGCTATCGATTTTAGCGTTTTTATGTACTTCCTTATTTTTCCTTTTCTTGAAAGAAAAATCTTCAAGCACAATGCATCTTGCATTAGGTGCTCTATTTTTCTCCTTCTTCTGCGCCGGATATTTTTTCGCAGCATTCTTGTATAACCCGATTGCTGCTTATCATAGATGGTTGACCGTAGGATTTATTCTTCCAGCGCTCATTCACTTGGGTCAGTTCTTGGCACGTTATCCGGGACACGCAAATCCTAAAATGAACCGAAATCTTCTGATTGGAATGTATGCGGTTGGAGCAATAGGGATTTCCTATTTTTATTATATTACTCTTAGTTCTCCAAGGAAATATCACTTCACCGCTCACCATTGGGACTTTAATGCGGAAAAGGCTTCTTCAATTATTGCGGTTTTGATTGGCCTATTCGTTTTGATCTCATTCTTGATCCTTCCCATCTATAGGATGACTAAAACAAAAGGAAGGATCCGATTCGCGATAGGCGGTTTTATGGCGGCCCTTCTTGCGGGTGGTGTGGTTCCTGCGCTTACGAATATTCTGAGTCGAGACGGGTGGATTGAACGTTCTACTTATTTAACTTCTATTGTTCTTTTGATGACGCTCGGGATCTTTTTGATCCTTGTAATCTTCTTAAACTTTAGCGAAGAAAAAACCACTTTTATGGTCAAGATTGTAGGGATCACTTTTGTGACATTGATGTTGATCATGCAAGCCCTGGTCTTTATCTCTAACCAAGATAAAGAAGCTGAATACGATACGAAAAGTATCGTGAACATGTCGAGAGCTCTAGAGGGTGGAAAGCAGATCCCTGAGATGTTGTATATAGTTCAGTGGGAAGGTGGATCCAAGAATGTGGATTATTCCCGCTATGATAATCAATATGATCTCAGACTTCCTCAATTAGAGATCGACTTTAAGAATACGATCATCTTCGAGCATATGAAACTTTTGCCGGAAGAAGATTTTAGAAACTCAGTTAAGAAAACTCTAAAAGATACTCACGAATATTTCAGCGGATATAAGGCTGCCATCCTGAAGTTTTTGGATGATTATCCGAATCTGGAAGGAAAAGAATTAAAAACAAAATTATTCGATCATCTGACAAGTTTAAACACGGCAGTATTTGTAACTTCTAACAAACTCGATTATATTTTCCCGAAAGAATTCTGTGTAGATGGTAGAAATTATCTGAAAGGTGTCGGGAACAAAGGAGTTATTCCTTTCAAAGAACATCTTCTTCAAAAATGGAAAGAGAAGGATGGAACTTGTACGTTTGATGGAAAGGATTTGCTGATAGGACATTTAAAAGCAGAAATACTTTTATATTTCCGTCCATTCCAACCTGCATTGTATCGTCATTATAGAAAAAGTTTAGATGAACACCAACATTTCGTAACTTATATTCATTATGATGTGAAGAAGGATGTGGTAAGCGAAGTAGGTTATTCTTACCGCAAGTATAGAGAATTTATGCACCCAACTGCAGCAAAACAAACTCTGATCTTGGGATTGGTTTTGGTTGTAGTATTTTTCGTATTCCCTTTATTCTTCCGACAAAGTTTGGTCTCACCACTTAATAGATTATTGTCCGGGGTGGAAAAAGTAAACTTAGGTGCCTTAGACGTAGAAGTTAAGGTAGATTTAAAGGATGAGATCGGGTTTTTGTCTGACTCTTTCAATAGCATGGTAACTTCTATTCGAAAAGCTAGAGGGGAACTCCAAGATTACGCAGAACATTTGGCAACCAAGGTTAGAGAAAGAACTAGAGAACTTTCTGAAAAGATGGAGGAACTCCAACGCCTTAAAGTACAGCAAGACGGGGATTACTTCTTAACTTCCCTATTAGCAAAACCGCTTTTTTATAATGCGAACAAATCTACAAAGGTAAGCACTGACTTTATTCTTCGCCAAAAGAAAAAATTTGAGTTCAAAGGTAAACATGCGGACTTGGGTGGAGACCTTTGTGTGACTGGAAACCTTCGTCTCGGAAAAGAAAACGATTATAAACGTTATACTTTCGCGATGAACGGGGATGCAATGGGTAAGTCCATGCAAGGAGCCGGAGGCTCTCTCGTGATGGGAGTTGTGGTTAACTCCATTCTTGCAAGATCCGCCGCAAACGATAGAGTATTAGATACTACTCCTTCTGAATTTTTAACTGAAATTTATAAAGAGATGCAATCCGTTTTCAAATCTTTTAACGGATCAATGGTTATCTCAGGAACGTTTATCGTAGTTGAAGATGAGACAGGTAAATTCTGGTACTTCAACGCAGAGCACCCTTTCTCTGTAATGTATAGAGATGGAAGAGCAGGCTTCTTAGAAACAGGACTTACTCTCAGAAAAATTGGATTGGATTCAGAATATGAATTCAAGGTCCATTCAGGAAGATTAGAACCTGGCGATGTATTAATCATAGGTTCAGATGGTAAAGACGATTTGGATCTTACTCCTGAGAAAGAAGTCCGTACTATCAATGAAGATGAAATGCTCTTCTTACAAATGGTAGAAAAAGGCCAAGGTGATCTAGAAAGAATAGAGGAAGAAGTTCTCAAAGTGGGAGAATTAACCGACGACCTTTCTCTTCTTAGAGTAGAATATTCTCCTGTTGCTTCTCCAAAAGAAAACGGAAAAGAAGACGAGATCACAGATCCTTTCGACTGGAAGTTCATATATAAAAAAGCAAAAGAAGATTATATGGGCGGCCGTTTGAGTGAAGCTCTTGGAGCACTCGAAGGTCTATACAAATCAGATCCTCAAAATACAAAGGTGACCAAACTACTTGGACTTCTTAGCTTTAAAGGTAAAAATTACGGCAAGGCAGTTGAGGTTCTGAATAAGTATTTGGGATCAGATCCTGACTTAGTAGAATACTGGTATTATCTATCTTTGGCAAATCGCAGGATTGGAAGAATGGACGAAGCCATCCTGGCTGCCAAAAGGATGGAGGAACTCCAACCGGACAATTCCATGAACCTGATCAATCTTTCCGACTTATACCGTCAGACAGAACAGTTTGAGTTAGCATTGGAATACGCTCATTTGGCCTTGGAGAAGGACCCAGAGGACGAGAACGCTCAGAAATTAGTAAGATTGATCGAACGAGATAGAAAAGCTTCTTAA